A genomic stretch from Lathyrus oleraceus cultivar Zhongwan6 chromosome 2, CAAS_Psat_ZW6_1.0, whole genome shotgun sequence includes:
- the LOC127118637 gene encoding glutamyl-tRNA reductase 1, chloroplastic gives MAVSTSFFSSAKSEPFFLKHCSSSPSPSSFSYLTTHLSFYGRNRKSLVQSQKGSIIRCDASSSSDANSVSALQQLKTSAADRYTKEKSSIVVIGLSVHTTPVELREKLAIPEAEWPRAIGELCGLNHIEEAAVLSTCNRMEIYVVALSQHRGVKEVTEWMSYTSGIPASELSQYLFLLYNKDATQHLFEVSAGLDSLVMGEGQILAQVKQVVKAGQGVNGFGRNISGLFKHAITVGKRVRTETNIAAGAVSVSSAAVELALMKLPDQASHGNARMLVIGAGKMGKLVIKHLVAKGCKKMVVVNRTEERVAAIRDEINDVEIIYKPLSEMLECVGEADVVFTSTASENPLILKQHVKELPFASEEAGRKRLFVDISVPRNVGSCVDDLESVKVYNVDDLKEVVAANKEDRQRKAMEAQVIISEESGQFEAWRDSLETVPTIKKLRGYAERLRVGEVEKCLGKMSDDNINKKTQKAVDDLSKGIVNKMLHGPMQHLRCDGSDSRTLSETLENMHALNRMFSLETEVSVLEQKIRAKVEQKP, from the exons ATGGCAGTTTCAACTAGTTTTTTCTCTAGTGCAAAATCAGAACCTTTCTTCCTTAAACATTGTTCTTCTTCTCCCTCTCCTTCCTCGTTCTCTTATCTTACAACTCATTTATCATTTTACGGTAGAAACAGAAAGAGCCTTGTTCAGAGTCAGAAAGGTTCAATTATTCGCTGTGAcgcttcttcttcttctgatgCTAACTCTGTCTCTGCTCTACAACAGCTTAAAACTTCTGCTGCTGATA GATATACGAAGGAAAAGAGCAGCATTGTGGTGATTGGGTTGAGTGTGCATACTACACCGGTGGAACTGCGTGAGAAACTTGCTATACCAGAAGCTGAATGGCCAAGAGCCATTGGTGAGCTTTGTGGTTTGAATCATATTGAAGAAGCCGCTGTTCTTAGCACATGTAACAGAATGGAGATTTATGTTGTTGCACTTTCTCAGCATCGTGGCGTCAAAGAAGTCACTGAATGGATGTCATAT ACAAGTGGGATACCTGCATCAGAGCTTTCACAGTATCTATTTCTGCTATACAACAAAGATGCAACCCAACATCTTTTTGAAGTATCAGCAGGACTTGATTCTCTTGTAATGGGAGAAGGTCAGATCCTTGCACAAGTCAAGCAAGTTGTGAAAGCAGGACAAGGAGTTAATGGATTTGGAAGAAACATCAGTGGATTATTCAAGCACGCAATCACCGTCGGCAAAAGGGTCCGAACGGAAACCAACATTGCGGCCGGAGCAGTTTCTGTGAGCTCGGCTGCGGTCGAGTTGGCACTGATGAAGTTGCCTGATCAAGCCTCACATGGAAATGCAAGAATGCTAGTTATTGGAGCAGGCAAAATGGGGAAGCTTGTGATCAAGCATTTGGTTGCAAAAGGGTGTAAGAAGATGGTAGTTGTTAATCGAACCGAAGAGAGAGTCGCGGCTATCCGCGACGAAATAAATGATGTTGAAATAATCTACAAACCGCTCTCGGAAATGCTCGAATGCGTCGGTGAAGCGGACGTAGTTTTCACTAGCACAGCATCAGAGAATCCTTTGATTTTAAAACAACATGTTAAAGAACTTCCTTTCGCAAGCGAAGAAGCCGGACGAAAACGCCTCTTCGTCGATATTTCTGTTCCGAGGAACGTAGGTTCGTGCGTCGACGATCTCGAATCAGTCAAGGTTTACAATGTCGACGACCTTAAAGAGGTAGTGGCAGCTAACAAAGAAGACAGACAAAGAAAAGCAATGGAAGCACAAGTGATCATCAGCGAAGAATCGGGCCAATTCGAAGCATGGAGAGACTCATTAGAAACTGTTCCTACCATTAAGAAATTAAGAGGCTATGCTGAAAGATTAAGAGTTGGTGAGGTTGAGAAATGTTTAGGTAAAATGAGTGATGATAATATAAATAAGAAGACACAAAAAGCAGTGGATGATCTAAGTAAAGGTATAGTGAACAAAATGCTTCATGGTCCAATGCAACATTTAAGATGTGATGGGAGTGATAGTAGGACTTTGAGTGAAACACTTGAGAATATGCATGCTTTGAATAGAATGTTTAGTCTTGAAACTGAGGTTTCTGTTTTGGAGCAGAAGATTAGAGCTAAAGTAGAGCAAAAACCATAG